From Methylomonas sp. EFPC3, a single genomic window includes:
- a CDS encoding class I SAM-dependent methyltransferase: MGHAAEVESGERFEFGENWARFLAELSDEKIAAAEASLKRMLGVESLQGKTFLDAGSGSGLFSLAAARLGATVHSFDFDPSSVKCTERIKQLKFPDCERWRIESGSVLDRAYVSALGDFDVVYSWGVLHHTGDMAAAFANISACVKPGGLLFIAIYNDQGWISRYWTWVKRLYNRSRIAKPVLIACHAPYLLGLRWLVRAASGRLSIERGMTIWYDMIDWLGGYPFEVAKPEQVFAYFRDRGFTLTEMTTCGGRMGCNEFVFRLANR, encoded by the coding sequence ATGGGGCACGCGGCTGAGGTCGAGTCCGGAGAACGTTTTGAATTCGGCGAAAATTGGGCGCGTTTCTTGGCCGAGCTGTCGGATGAAAAAATCGCCGCGGCGGAGGCGTCGCTGAAACGGATGCTGGGCGTTGAGTCTTTGCAGGGCAAGACCTTTCTCGATGCGGGCTCCGGCAGTGGCTTGTTTTCGCTGGCGGCGGCGCGCCTGGGGGCAACGGTGCATTCCTTCGATTTCGACCCGAGTTCGGTTAAATGTACCGAACGGATCAAGCAGCTTAAATTCCCGGACTGCGAACGCTGGCGGATCGAGAGCGGATCGGTACTGGATCGAGCCTATGTCTCGGCATTAGGTGATTTCGATGTGGTCTATTCCTGGGGCGTGTTACACCATACCGGCGATATGGCTGCGGCATTTGCCAATATCTCCGCTTGCGTCAAACCGGGCGGTTTGCTGTTTATCGCGATTTACAACGACCAGGGCTGGATTAGCCGCTATTGGACCTGGGTCAAACGATTGTACAACCGCAGCAGGATTGCCAAACCGGTATTGATCGCATGCCATGCCCCTTACTTGCTGGGCCTGCGTTGGCTGGTGCGCGCTGCCAGCGGACGGCTGTCGATCGAGCGCGGCATGACGATATGGTACGACATGATCGATTGGTTGGGCGGTTATCCGTTCGAAGTGGCCAAGCCGGAACAAGTCTTCGCTTATTTCCGCGATCGCGGTTTTACGTTGACCGAAATGACGACTTGCGGCGGCCGCATGGGCTGTAACGAATTTGTGTTCCGCCTTGCCAACCGCTAA
- a CDS encoding glycosyltransferase, which yields MPTANVNRIVVVHVITGLNVGGAERMLWKLLAHVDRERFDMRVVCLIGDGPVADDIRALGISVLCLGARSPASGLKAVGRLREYLLAARPDIVQGWMYHGNFAAWAGRLLIGRRVPLIWGVRQSLYDINKEKPGTAKIIRLCAWLSGAATKILYNSQTAKQHHENIGYAPERGDWLPNGFDTNVFRPEPAARTALREELGLQPQAALVGMVARYDPMKGHANFLKAAQLLAERRNDVHFVLAGRGVDSQNRVFVDAERSSALPGRLHLLGERQDIASITAALDIAVTPSVSEGFANAIGEAMSCAVPCVVTDVGDSAAVLGDGGRVVVAEDSQTLAAAIGELLDLAPERRQAIGMQARQRVLEQFSIQAVAQRYQDLYRSLAAAEDA from the coding sequence TTGCCAACCGCTAACGTCAATCGCATCGTCGTCGTCCACGTCATCACCGGCCTGAACGTCGGCGGTGCCGAGCGCATGCTGTGGAAATTGCTGGCCCATGTCGACCGGGAGCGGTTCGACATGCGGGTGGTGTGCCTGATTGGCGACGGGCCGGTCGCCGACGATATCCGCGCCTTGGGCATATCGGTATTGTGTTTGGGGGCTCGGTCGCCGGCGAGCGGCTTGAAAGCCGTCGGCCGTTTGCGCGAATATTTGCTCGCGGCACGGCCGGATATTGTGCAAGGCTGGATGTACCACGGTAATTTTGCGGCCTGGGCGGGCCGTTTGCTGATCGGCCGGCGGGTACCGTTGATCTGGGGTGTACGGCAGAGTCTTTACGACATCAATAAAGAAAAGCCGGGTACCGCGAAAATCATCCGCTTGTGCGCCTGGCTGTCCGGAGCGGCGACTAAAATCCTGTACAACTCGCAAACCGCCAAACAGCACCACGAAAACATAGGTTATGCGCCGGAGCGCGGCGATTGGCTGCCGAACGGTTTCGACACCAACGTATTCCGGCCGGAGCCGGCGGCGCGGACTGCATTGCGGGAAGAGCTCGGCTTGCAGCCGCAAGCGGCGTTGGTCGGCATGGTCGCCCGCTACGATCCGATGAAAGGCCATGCCAATTTTCTAAAGGCCGCCCAACTGTTGGCCGAGCGGCGCAACGATGTGCATTTCGTGTTGGCCGGGCGTGGGGTCGACTCGCAAAACCGCGTGTTTGTCGACGCCGAACGCAGCTCCGCTTTACCAGGCCGTTTGCATCTTTTGGGCGAACGCCAGGATATTGCAAGCATCACTGCCGCGCTGGATATCGCCGTCACGCCTTCGGTTTCGGAAGGCTTTGCTAATGCGATCGGCGAAGCGATGAGTTGCGCGGTGCCGTGCGTGGTGACCGATGTCGGCGATTCCGCGGCGGTTTTGGGCGACGGCGGCCGAGTCGTTGTTGCCGAGGATTCGCAGACGTTGGCGGCCGCAATTGGCGAACTGCTCGATTTGGCGCCGGAACGGCGACAGGCGATTGGTATGCAGGCCCGGCAGCGGGTGCTGGAGCAGTTTTCGATTCAAGCGGTGGCACAGCGTTATCAAGATCTATACCGCAGTTTGGCTGCGGCCGAGGATGCTTAA
- the asnB gene encoding asparagine synthase (glutamine-hydrolyzing), with amino-acid sequence MCGIAGFFGIGLSDPEAVLQAMGDAIRSRGPDDSGIFRSAEDGIGLVHRRLSIVDLSPAGHQPMLSSCRRYVIVFNGEIYNHPALREQLERSGQAPIWRGHSDTETLLAAIAAWGLRKALESAVGMFALALWDRDKRELSLARDRLGEKPLYYGRVAAGLAFASELKALRAIPGFVGDIDRQALALYMRHNYVPGPFSIYTGINKLVPGSLLTFDRSQIASGNSPEPDLFWSAAAAARDGLAAPFPFNSADEAADALEQKLREALRGQMVADVPLGAFLSGGVDSSTIVALMQAEARAAGAPPVKTFTIGFGEDAFDEARYAKAVARHLGTEHSELYVSSNDALAIIPELPAIYDEPFADSSQLPTCLVSRMARQQVTVALSGDGGDELFGGYGRYRMAQRLWAKLAAVPLPLRNALASVLQGVPVKGWDALYAVVQPLLPAGMRIGFPGDKIHKGAGLLHSANPAELYLNLISHWQPADVVLDGDSGTALLKSWPELPELLEQMMLFDSCSYLPDDILVKVDRAAMHVGLETRVPLLDHRLFEFAWKLPRQMKVRDGEAKWLLRRVLYRHVPRELIERPKMGFAVPLEEWLRGPLRDWAEALLDRSRLSRDGYFDPEPIRRKWAEHLSGRRNWRFLLWDVLMFNAWLDQQ; translated from the coding sequence ATGTGCGGCATAGCGGGTTTTTTCGGCATTGGCCTGTCCGACCCGGAAGCGGTTCTGCAAGCGATGGGCGATGCAATTCGCAGTCGCGGCCCCGACGATAGCGGGATTTTCCGAAGTGCCGAGGACGGGATCGGCTTGGTGCACCGCCGGCTGTCCATCGTCGACCTGTCGCCGGCTGGGCATCAACCGATGCTGTCGTCCTGTCGGCGCTATGTCATCGTTTTCAACGGCGAAATTTACAACCATCCGGCGTTGCGCGAACAACTCGAGCGCTCCGGGCAGGCGCCGATCTGGCGCGGGCATTCCGACACCGAAACCTTATTGGCGGCCATCGCCGCCTGGGGTTTGCGCAAAGCGCTGGAGTCGGCGGTGGGTATGTTTGCGCTGGCTTTATGGGATCGGGATAAGCGTGAGCTGTCGTTGGCGCGGGACCGCTTGGGCGAAAAGCCGCTGTATTACGGTCGGGTAGCCGCCGGTTTGGCTTTTGCTTCGGAACTGAAAGCCTTGCGGGCAATTCCGGGTTTCGTCGGCGACATTGATCGCCAAGCTCTGGCGCTGTACATGCGGCATAACTACGTTCCCGGCCCGTTCAGTATTTACACCGGTATCAACAAGTTGGTTCCGGGCAGTCTGTTGACCTTCGACCGCAGCCAGATTGCATCGGGCAATTCGCCGGAGCCCGATCTGTTCTGGTCCGCCGCCGCTGCGGCTAGAGACGGCTTGGCCGCGCCGTTCCCGTTTAATTCCGCAGACGAGGCGGCCGACGCGCTGGAACAAAAGTTGCGCGAGGCCTTGCGCGGCCAGATGGTGGCCGATGTGCCATTGGGTGCATTTTTGTCGGGCGGCGTGGATTCGTCGACGATTGTCGCGTTAATGCAGGCCGAGGCGCGGGCTGCGGGTGCACCGCCGGTCAAGACTTTTACCATCGGCTTTGGCGAGGATGCGTTCGACGAGGCCCGCTACGCAAAGGCGGTGGCCCGGCATTTGGGTACCGAGCATAGCGAGCTTTACGTCAGCTCCAATGACGCGTTGGCCATCATTCCCGAGTTGCCGGCGATTTACGACGAACCGTTTGCCGATTCGTCGCAATTGCCGACGTGCCTGGTTTCGCGCATGGCCCGACAGCAGGTTACGGTGGCCTTGTCCGGCGACGGCGGCGACGAATTGTTCGGCGGCTACGGCCGCTACCGGATGGCGCAGCGGCTATGGGCCAAGCTGGCAGCGGTGCCTTTGCCGCTGCGGAATGCGCTAGCCAGCGTTTTACAAGGCGTACCGGTCAAAGGCTGGGACGCTCTGTACGCTGTTGTCCAGCCCTTGTTGCCGGCCGGCATGCGTATCGGTTTCCCGGGGGACAAGATTCATAAAGGGGCTGGCTTGTTACATAGCGCCAATCCTGCCGAGTTGTACTTGAACCTGATCAGTCATTGGCAACCGGCCGATGTGGTGCTCGACGGCGACTCTGGAACTGCGTTGCTGAAAAGTTGGCCGGAATTGCCGGAGTTGCTCGAACAAATGATGTTGTTCGATAGTTGCAGTTATCTGCCGGACGACATTCTGGTCAAGGTCGACCGGGCGGCAATGCATGTCGGCCTGGAAACCCGGGTGCCGCTGCTCGACCATCGTTTGTTCGAGTTTGCCTGGAAATTGCCGCGGCAGATGAAGGTGCGCGACGGCGAAGCCAAATGGCTATTGCGCCGGGTGTTGTACCGGCATGTGCCGCGCGAGTTGATCGAACGGCCGAAAATGGGTTTCGCGGTACCGCTCGAAGAGTGGCTGCGCGGGCCGTTGCGCGACTGGGCTGAGGCCTTGCTCGACCGTTCCCGGCTCAGCCGCGACGGTTATTTCGATCCGGAGCCGATCAGGCGCAAATGGGCCGAGCATTTGTCCGGTCGGCGGAATTGGCGATTTTTGTTGTGGGATGTTTTGATGTTCAATGCCTGGCTAGATCAGCAATGA
- a CDS encoding glycosyltransferase family 4 protein translates to MSNKLLVVCNDLDFFLLHRLPETSGALKQGYEVHVATPPGARVAEVRDLGFIYHELVLTRSGQNPMAELAALRAMYALFKRVQPDLVYLMTVKPILYGGIAARLAGVKAVVAAVFGMGYLFTDTRLKTRILRTLVSRLYRLALGHRNIRVIFQNPTDRDLMVGLGVVLPENTVLVRGSGVDLQRFAVIPEPEGRPVVLMAARLLYDKGVREYVEAARLLCEQGVDARFVLVGDRDDGNPSSLSRQEVEALRADPNIEFLGFQKDMPQLLAAANIVVLPSYREGLPRVLEEAAACGRAVITTDVPGCRDAIETDVSGLLVPVRDAVALADAIRRLLADGGLRREIGRRGRQLAERRYAVAAIVDAHLAIYRELISETADV, encoded by the coding sequence ATGAGTAACAAACTGTTGGTGGTCTGCAACGACCTGGATTTTTTTCTGCTGCACCGGCTGCCGGAAACCAGCGGGGCGCTGAAACAGGGTTACGAAGTCCACGTTGCGACCCCGCCTGGGGCGCGGGTTGCGGAAGTCCGCGATCTCGGTTTTATCTATCACGAGCTGGTGCTGACCCGGAGCGGCCAAAACCCGATGGCGGAGCTGGCAGCGCTCCGGGCGATGTATGCGCTATTCAAGCGGGTGCAACCCGATCTGGTTTACTTGATGACGGTCAAGCCTATCCTCTACGGCGGCATCGCCGCGCGCTTGGCTGGGGTCAAGGCCGTGGTTGCCGCGGTATTCGGTATGGGCTATCTGTTTACCGATACCCGGCTTAAAACCCGAATCCTCCGAACTTTGGTTTCCCGGCTATACCGTTTGGCGCTGGGGCACCGGAATATCCGCGTGATCTTTCAGAATCCGACCGATCGCGATCTGATGGTCGGGCTAGGCGTCGTCCTGCCGGAAAACACCGTATTGGTGCGCGGTTCCGGGGTCGACTTGCAGCGCTTCGCCGTTATCCCGGAGCCGGAAGGCCGGCCGGTCGTGTTGATGGCGGCGCGCTTGCTGTACGATAAAGGCGTCAGGGAATACGTCGAGGCCGCCCGCTTGTTGTGTGAACAGGGTGTCGACGCGCGCTTTGTGCTGGTCGGCGACCGCGATGACGGCAATCCTTCCAGTCTAAGCCGTCAGGAAGTCGAAGCGTTGCGTGCCGATCCGAATATCGAATTCCTCGGTTTTCAAAAGGATATGCCGCAACTGTTGGCCGCTGCCAATATCGTGGTATTGCCCTCCTACCGCGAGGGCTTGCCCAGAGTGTTGGAAGAGGCCGCCGCCTGCGGGCGGGCGGTCATTACAACCGATGTACCGGGTTGCCGCGATGCGATCGAAACCGATGTCAGCGGTTTGTTGGTACCGGTGAGAGACGCCGTTGCGCTGGCAGATGCGATTCGGCGTCTATTGGCCGATGGCGGTTTGCGGCGGGAGATTGGGCGGCGGGGCCGGCAACTGGCCGAGCGACGCTATGCCGTTGCAGCCATCGTCGACGCTCATCTGGCGATTTACCGCGAATTAATCTCTGAAACTGCCGACGTCTGA
- the yegQ gene encoding tRNA 5-hydroxyuridine modification protein YegQ, with protein sequence MKHIELLSPAGTLRNMRYAFAFGADAVYAGQPRYSLRVRNNDFLSENLAKGIAEAHQLGKKFFLAANVIPHNAKIKTFLKDMAPIIAMQPDALIMADPGLIMMTREQWPEMPIHLSVQANTVNYASVRFWKSMGVERVILSRELSLDEIAEIRQQCPDMELEVFVHGALCIAYSGRCLLSGYFNHRDPNQGTCTNSCRWKYDTKPAVENAEGDYLLADSAVISMTDLNQGLNTASCGGADRHPLADNIYFLEEEGRPGELLPVMEDENGTYIMNSKDLRAIEHVQRLVEIGIDSLKIEGRTKSHFYVARTAQTYRQAIDDALAGRPFQPELLGILDNLANRGYTDGFYQRHHTHEHQNYLSGYSKSHQQQFCGEITGFDAATGMADVSVKNKFALGDKLELILPSGNRDIVVEHMVDKYGQPMQEAAGGGYEVKIPLPTAECDYGLLARYY encoded by the coding sequence ATGAAACACATCGAACTCCTTTCCCCGGCCGGTACCTTGCGCAATATGCGTTACGCGTTTGCTTTCGGTGCCGATGCGGTTTATGCCGGGCAGCCGCGCTACAGTCTCCGGGTGCGCAATAACGATTTCCTATCCGAGAATCTGGCTAAAGGCATTGCCGAAGCCCATCAGTTGGGGAAAAAATTCTTTCTGGCAGCTAATGTGATTCCGCATAACGCCAAAATCAAAACCTTTTTGAAGGACATGGCGCCGATCATCGCGATGCAGCCCGACGCGCTGATCATGGCCGATCCGGGTTTGATCATGATGACCCGCGAACAATGGCCGGAGATGCCGATTCATTTGTCGGTGCAAGCCAATACCGTCAACTATGCCAGTGTTAGGTTCTGGAAGAGCATGGGCGTGGAACGGGTGATTTTGTCGCGCGAACTGTCGCTGGACGAGATCGCCGAGATTCGCCAGCAATGCCCGGATATGGAGTTGGAAGTGTTTGTGCACGGCGCGCTGTGCATCGCTTATTCCGGCCGCTGCTTGCTGTCGGGCTACTTCAATCATCGCGATCCTAACCAAGGCACTTGTACCAATTCCTGCCGCTGGAAATACGATACCAAACCGGCGGTGGAAAACGCTGAGGGCGATTATTTGTTGGCCGATAGCGCGGTTATTTCCATGACCGATTTGAACCAGGGGCTAAACACTGCCAGTTGCGGCGGCGCCGATCGGCATCCTCTCGCCGACAATATTTATTTCCTGGAAGAAGAAGGGCGGCCGGGCGAGCTGTTGCCGGTGATGGAAGACGAGAACGGCACCTACATCATGAATTCCAAGGATCTGCGCGCGATTGAGCACGTGCAGCGCTTGGTGGAAATCGGCATCGATAGTTTGAAAATCGAGGGCCGCACCAAATCCCATTTTTACGTCGCTCGTACCGCACAGACTTACCGCCAAGCCATCGACGATGCTCTAGCCGGACGGCCGTTCCAACCGGAGTTGCTCGGTATTCTGGATAATCTGGCCAACCGCGGCTACACCGACGGCTTTTACCAGCGCCACCACACCCACGAACACCAAAATTATCTGTCCGGCTATTCGAAAAGTCACCAGCAGCAGTTTTGCGGCGAAATTACCGGTTTCGACGCCGCGACCGGCATGGCCGATGTCAGTGTCAAAAACAAGTTTGCGCTGGGCGACAAATTGGAGCTGATTCTGCCGAGCGGCAATCGGGATATCGTCGTGGAACACATGGTCGATAAATACGGCCAGCCGATGCAGGAAGCGGCCGGCGGCGGCTACGAAGTGAAGATTCCGTTGCCGACCGCTGAGTGCGATTACGGTTTGTTGGCCCGTTATTACTGA
- the rraA gene encoding ribonuclease E activity regulator RraA — protein sequence MSFDTADLCDRFAQTDSFQVAEPVLRHFGGNRRFCGQITTLKVFEDNSLVRAVLAEKVDGRVLVVDGGGSKRCALIGDTLAGLALENGWQGIVVYGSIRGSELIRQLPIGVMALNTNPLRSNKHGHGDRDVMITFAGVNFKKDHYLYADGDGIIVSDAKLD from the coding sequence ATGAGCTTCGATACGGCGGATTTATGTGACCGTTTTGCCCAAACCGACAGTTTTCAGGTGGCAGAACCGGTGCTGCGCCATTTCGGCGGTAACCGCCGGTTCTGCGGTCAAATCACGACGCTAAAAGTGTTCGAGGACAATTCGCTGGTCCGCGCCGTGTTGGCGGAGAAAGTCGACGGCCGCGTATTGGTGGTCGACGGTGGCGGTTCCAAGCGTTGCGCGCTGATCGGCGATACCCTGGCCGGCTTGGCGCTGGAGAACGGTTGGCAGGGGATCGTGGTCTACGGCAGTATCCGCGGCTCCGAACTGATCCGGCAGCTGCCGATCGGCGTGATGGCGTTGAACACGAATCCGTTACGCAGCAACAAGCACGGCCACGGTGACCGCGACGTGATGATCACGTTTGCCGGCGTCAATTTCAAAAAAGACCATTATTTATATGCCGATGGCGACGGAATTATCGTCTCGGATGCGAAATTGGATTAG
- the ispH gene encoding 4-hydroxy-3-methylbut-2-enyl diphosphate reductase, which produces MQIVLANPRGFCAGVDRAIEIVDQAIDTFGAPIYVRHEVVHNRTVVDGLKEKGAVFIEELSDVPVGSYLIFSAHGVSKAVQQEAEERQLTVFDATCPLVTKVHMQVAKHAKQDREVILIGHAGHPEVEGTMGQYDKCTEHGDIYLVETPEDVKNLKVNNPDNLAYVTQTTLSMTDTKVMVDALREHFPSIKEQKKDDICYATQNRQDAVHDLAKISDLILVVGSPNSSNSNRLREIAEQLGKPAYLIDTYKDLKQEWLDGIEVVGVTAGASAPEVLVQEVINQLKEWGGEDTAVRENKGIEEKVVFSIPKELKKAMEA; this is translated from the coding sequence ATGCAAATAGTACTCGCTAACCCCCGTGGATTCTGTGCTGGCGTCGATCGGGCCATTGAAATCGTCGATCAAGCGATCGATACGTTTGGTGCGCCGATTTACGTACGACACGAAGTGGTGCACAACCGCACCGTAGTCGATGGCTTAAAGGAAAAGGGTGCCGTTTTTATCGAAGAACTCAGTGACGTGCCGGTCGGCTCTTATCTGATATTCAGTGCTCATGGCGTGTCCAAGGCGGTGCAGCAAGAAGCGGAGGAGCGCCAGTTGACGGTGTTCGATGCGACTTGTCCGCTGGTGACCAAGGTGCATATGCAGGTGGCCAAACATGCCAAACAGGACCGGGAAGTGATTTTGATCGGCCACGCCGGTCATCCCGAAGTTGAGGGTACCATGGGCCAGTATGATAAATGCACCGAGCACGGCGATATTTATCTGGTCGAAACGCCGGAAGACGTCAAAAACCTGAAGGTCAACAATCCGGACAATCTGGCTTACGTGACGCAAACCACGCTGTCGATGACGGATACTAAAGTCATGGTCGACGCGTTGCGCGAACACTTTCCGTCGATCAAGGAACAAAAGAAAGACGACATTTGCTACGCCACCCAAAACCGCCAAGATGCCGTACACGACTTGGCGAAAATCTCCGATCTGATTCTGGTGGTCGGTTCGCCTAACAGTTCCAATTCCAATCGTTTGCGGGAGATTGCCGAACAACTGGGCAAACCGGCCTACCTGATCGACACCTATAAGGATTTGAAACAAGAATGGCTGGACGGTATCGAAGTGGTCGGTGTGACCGCCGGCGCCTCGGCCCCGGAAGTGCTGGTGCAGGAAGTGATCAACCAATTGAAGGAGTGGGGCGGTGAAGACACTGCCGTGCGTGAGAACAAAGGTATCGAAGAAAAAGTGGTGTTTTCGATTCCGAAAGAATTGAAAAAAGCCATGGAAGCCTGA
- a CDS encoding rhodanese-like domain-containing protein produces MSITAQELVAAAKQQITEIDVAAANARLSGALLLDVREPAEFAAGHLPGAVNIPRGVLEFQIGGHPAFQGKQDAGIVVYCQSGGRSALATRVLNQLGYSGAVSMAGGFKAWAESGLKVE; encoded by the coding sequence ATGTCGATCACAGCTCAGGAACTGGTTGCTGCCGCCAAGCAGCAGATCACCGAAATCGACGTCGCCGCCGCCAACGCCCGGTTGTCCGGTGCGTTGCTGCTCGATGTGCGGGAGCCGGCCGAATTTGCTGCCGGCCATTTGCCGGGAGCGGTCAACATTCCGCGCGGCGTCTTGGAGTTTCAAATCGGCGGGCACCCGGCGTTTCAGGGTAAGCAGGATGCCGGTATCGTGGTCTACTGCCAGAGCGGCGGTCGCTCCGCGTTGGCAACCCGGGTCCTGAACCAGTTGGGATATTCTGGCGCGGTTAGCATGGCCGGCGGCTTCAAGGCTTGGGCGGAGAGTGGACTCAAGGTTGAATGA
- a CDS encoding RNA-binding S4 domain-containing protein, with protein MNELSQIRIDKWLWAARFFKTRGLAADAVNGGKVHVNGQRCKPGKDIKIGDLVTVTKDQYTWEVRVTDLNQQRRPAQEAARLYHEDETSSERRHQQIELRKQQQALQHPSEREHKPNKKQRRQIHRFKQDSL; from the coding sequence TTGAATGAGTTAAGCCAGATCCGGATCGACAAATGGCTGTGGGCCGCGCGCTTTTTCAAAACCCGCGGTCTGGCGGCCGATGCCGTCAACGGCGGTAAGGTCCATGTCAACGGTCAACGTTGCAAGCCGGGTAAGGACATCAAAATCGGCGATCTGGTCACGGTGACCAAAGATCAGTACACCTGGGAAGTGCGGGTAACCGATCTAAATCAGCAGCGGCGTCCGGCTCAGGAAGCCGCTCGGCTTTACCACGAAGACGAGACCAGCTCGGAAAGACGCCATCAGCAAATCGAATTGCGCAAGCAGCAACAAGCGTTACAACACCCATCCGAACGCGAACACAAACCTAACAAGAAACAACGCCGGCAAATCCACCGTTTCAAGCAGGACTCGTTGTAA